The genomic segment CCCACACCGTTCGGGCATCGCGAGCGAGCGCCGCTTCCGTCGGATGTCCAGCGTTGTCGCCATATCCTCGATAGTCGACGAGTAGCGCGTGGACATCCAATGACTGCAGCCGCATGAGTTGGGACATGCGATAACCGCGATGCCCGGCGTTGCCAGGGAAGTACAAGACGACGAGTCGGTCGTTGGTGATCGCCTGCCCAAGGTTATTGGAGTCGACTCTCTTTGACGATTTTGCCAGAACCAGCCAGCCGTACAAGTCCAGCCCGTCGTGCGTCGGAACGGTCACATCGAATCCGCATCGGTCCAGTCCAAAGTCGCTTACGGTCATACGCGACGTGATCTCGGGGTGATAAATCAATCGACGCTGGAAATAGGCGAGCAAAGCCAAGGCACCGACGATGGTGACAAGCAGAATGACGAACATGCGGCGAACCTGGTGGATCAGCGGACGTGAGGGATGTGGATTCGTGGTAGGACTGGACACGGTCGTACGATTGTTGCCAGACATCAGGTGTCCTACGTCCCGCGTGTGCGAAATGATGCCGACATGATACTTCTGGA from the Schlesneria paludicola DSM 18645 genome contains:
- a CDS encoding alpha/beta hydrolase — encoded protein: MSGNNRTTVSSPTTNPHPSRPLIHQVRRMFVILLVTIVGALALLAYFQRRLIYHPEITSRMTVSDFGLDRCGFDVTVPTHDGLDLYGWLVLAKSSKRVDSNNLGQAITNDRLVVLYFPGNAGHRGYRMSQLMRLQSLDVHALLVDYRGYGDNAGHPTEAALARDARTVWDHLTEKLGVSPGRIVIYGESLGGGVATRLASELCQGGMIPAGLIVQSTFDSLVAAAQFHFPYLPVSWLLIDRFPSATRITQVTCPVLSIHGSRDSIVPFVNGQRLFAAAPPMSNSGVTKKMLTLPNTDHNDVYGGQDTSLMIEGLDRFFDERLTSTNQEPDQ